Proteins from a genomic interval of Culex pipiens pallens isolate TS unplaced genomic scaffold, TS_CPP_V2 Cpp_Un0004, whole genome shotgun sequence:
- the LOC120430049 gene encoding uncharacterized protein LOC120430049 isoform X2 yields MRYSKKEHDIFMYQYIQGGAELYEDFQRANTVCPSKRTIQRSLQKKAQSFEEGKLLIHELVEFLDRNNLPKVVVLSEDATKINGQVEYDHNRRRTCGLVAPIMENGMPQCNIFEATSPLKIIQDINNYPVGRNVYVCMAQPLEEGAPSFCVQYFCSDNRFSTQDVSNRWDFFDREFSAEGVRVVGKSTDGDPRAIGAMLDAMEMPNLVQSIYGEHFCAKAHIKSVLLQDPTHTSNKLRVKVLKKDAELILGKYKVSRVHLEQLIDKIDKTVHGLSATDINESDKMKFQPAEKMAQQRVIDALHDEIPDSDATVLYLTMMKDIMEVFIKNSSRDVVSPTEAVVKIW; encoded by the exons ATGCGATACTCGAAAAAGGAACACGATATATTCATGTACCAGTACATACAAGGCGGCGCAGAATTGTATGAGGACTTTCAGAGAGCGAACACTGTATGCCCCAGCAAGCGAACGATTCAGAGATCACTGCAGAAGAAAGCTCAAAGCTTCGAAGAAGGAAAATTGCTGATCCACGAGTTGGTTGAGTTTTTGGATAGGAATAACCTCCCGAAAGTAGTTGTACTCAGCGAAGACGCAACAAAAATAAATGGCCAAGTCGAATATGACCATAACAGAAGACGCACCTGTGGACTTGTGGCACCAATAATGGAAAACGGCATGCCACAGTGTAATATCTTTGAAGCTACCAGCCCGCTGAAGATTATCCAAGATATCAACAATTACCCAGTTGGTCGAAACGTCTACGTGTGCATGGCACAACCACTCGAAGAAGGAGCACCGTCTTTCTGCGTTCAGTACTTTTGCAGCGATAACAGGTTTAGCACGCAGGATGTCAGCAACCGATGGGACTTCTTTGATAGGGAATTCAGTGCAGAAGGAGTACGTGTAGTTGGGAAATCAACCGATGGTGATCCACGAGCGATAGGAGCAATGCTCGATGCTATGGAAATGCCCAACCTTGTTCAAAGTATTTACGGCGAACACTTCTGTGCAAAAGCACACATAAAATCTGTGCTCCTCCAGGACCCGACCCATACATCAAATAAACTACGAGTAAAAGTACTGAAGAAAGATGCGGAGCTTATCTTGG GGAAATACAAAGTATCCAGAGTACATCTCGAACAGcttattgataaaattgataagacTGTACACGGGCTATCAGCGACTGACATCAACGAAAGTGATAAAATGAAGTTCCAGCCGGCGGAGAAGATGGCCCAACAACGCGTAATCGATGCCCTCCATGATGAGATTCCGGATAGTGATGCGACTGTCTTATATCTTACAATGATGAAAGACATAATGGAGGTTTTCATCAAGAACTCCTCTAGGGATGTCGTCTCCCCCACCGAAGCTGTGGTCAAAATCTggtaa
- the LOC120430049 gene encoding uncharacterized protein LOC120430049 isoform X1, which translates to MRYSKKEHDIFMYQYIQGGAELYEDFQRANTVCPSKRTIQRSLQKKAQSFEEGKLLIHELVEFLDRNNLPKVVVLSEDATKINGQVEYDHNRRRTCGLVAPIMENGMPQCNIFEATSPLKIIQDINNYPVGRNVYVCMAQPLEEGAPSFCVQYFCSDNRFSTQDVSNRWDFFDREFSAEGVRVVGKSTDGDPRAIGAMLDAMEMPNLVQSIYGEHFCAKAHIKSVLLQDPTHTSNKLRVKVLKKDAELILGKYKVSRVHLEQLIDKIDKTVHGLSATDINESDKMKFQPAEKMAQQRVIDALHDEIPDSDATVLYLTMMKDIMEVFIKNSSRDVVSPTEAVVKIWHVVFVLRAWRNYCVRKFNGLKHTVTTNTYWCVELNAHSLVNYIALCREEDLQYLPDLLQSQTCESFFRTARSFTSTESTVVNFTMKGFESKLNRIQAKTDVSHDKKHGFSFRRVDKKIDQPKRNCTLPTTSEIRELIESARDQAYSELIHLGLDDAEIDFKESILLRPRASRNKNSETGHYEFVDAGSFESDDEESDGENEEESLQPDQHQETHGSTMAANFEFVDATTMDFDGEENLDPAGRVDDDRLEDVFDPDRVYDVQDIFSDQTKKFNLANSRHPNPKHSFKIKNSSGKIVHINIKTFLWMIQNGPIRCNVDRNKRFHETSIQNTSTRCTVNEVQESIHRGDWVALKSDTVLIIAHVHGFRYLSGKRTVFTLDECPVNPPSGSSARGVGVTGNFYTLGDSNTLLLNTNLLHECINIQNYVTHIETPHHNGSAWVLSSNQLDYV; encoded by the exons ATGCGATACTCGAAAAAGGAACACGATATATTCATGTACCAGTACATACAAGGCGGCGCAGAATTGTATGAGGACTTTCAGAGAGCGAACACTGTATGCCCCAGCAAGCGAACGATTCAGAGATCACTGCAGAAGAAAGCTCAAAGCTTCGAAGAAGGAAAATTGCTGATCCACGAGTTGGTTGAGTTTTTGGATAGGAATAACCTCCCGAAAGTAGTTGTACTCAGCGAAGACGCAACAAAAATAAATGGCCAAGTCGAATATGACCATAACAGAAGACGCACCTGTGGACTTGTGGCACCAATAATGGAAAACGGCATGCCACAGTGTAATATCTTTGAAGCTACCAGCCCGCTGAAGATTATCCAAGATATCAACAATTACCCAGTTGGTCGAAACGTCTACGTGTGCATGGCACAACCACTCGAAGAAGGAGCACCGTCTTTCTGCGTTCAGTACTTTTGCAGCGATAACAGGTTTAGCACGCAGGATGTCAGCAACCGATGGGACTTCTTTGATAGGGAATTCAGTGCAGAAGGAGTACGTGTAGTTGGGAAATCAACCGATGGTGATCCACGAGCGATAGGAGCAATGCTCGATGCTATGGAAATGCCCAACCTTGTTCAAAGTATTTACGGCGAACACTTCTGTGCAAAAGCACACATAAAATCTGTGCTCCTCCAGGACCCGACCCATACATCAAATAAACTACGAGTAAAAGTACTGAAGAAAGATGCGGAGCTTATCTTGG GGAAATACAAAGTATCCAGAGTACATCTCGAACAGcttattgataaaattgataagacTGTACACGGGCTATCAGCGACTGACATCAACGAAAGTGATAAAATGAAGTTCCAGCCGGCGGAGAAGATGGCCCAACAACGCGTAATCGATGCCCTCCATGATGAGATTCCGGATAGTGATGCGACTGTCTTATATCTTACAATGATGAAAGACATAATGGAGGTTTTCATCAAGAACTCCTCTAGGGATGTCGTCTCCCCCACCGAAGCTGTGGTCAAAATCTg gcACGTGGTGTTCGTGTTGCGCGCCTGGAGGAACTACTGCGTAAGGAAGTTCAACGGTCTTAAGCACACGGTAACAACCAATACGTATTGGTGTGTTGAACTAAATGCCCATAGTTTGGTCAATTATATTGCATTGTGTCGCGAGGAAGACCTACAATACTTGCCTGATCTTCTGCAGAGTCAAACGTGCGAGAGTTTTTTTCGTACAGCGCGATCCTTCACGAGTACTGAATCAACCGTTGTAAATTTTACAATGAAAGGATTTGAATCGAAGCTGAACAGGATTCAGGCCAAAACGGACGTCAGCCATGATAAGAAACACGGATTTAGCTTCCGTCGTGTGGACAAGAAGATTGATCAACCAAAACGCAATTGTACTCTACCAACTACCTCAGAAATACGGGAATTGATAGAAAGTGCTCGAGACCAAGCCTACTCAGAACTAATTCATCTTGGACTCGATGACGCGGAAATCGACTTTAAAGAAAGCATACTTCTACGACCACGTGCATCGAGGAACAAGAACAGCGAAACTGGACACTACGAATTCGTCGACGCGGGTTCTTTTGAATCAGATGATGAAGAATCAGATGGAGAAAATGAAGAAGAATCGCTACAGCCGGACCAACATCAGGAAACACACGGATCAACGATGGccgcaaattttgaatttgttgatgCTACGACCATGGACTTCGATGGAGAGGAAAATCTGGACCCAGCTGGACGTGTAGATGATGACCGCTTGGAAGATGTGTTTGATCCAGATAGAGTCTACGACGTCCAAGACATTTTTTcagaccaaacaaaaaagttcaatcTCGCCAACTCACGTCACCCGAATCCCAAGCATtcgttcaaaattaaaaattccagcGGAAAAATTGTCCAcataaatatcaaaacatttttgtggATGATTCAAAACGGCCCGATTCGCTGTAACGTCGACAGGAACAAACGCTTTCACGAAACATCGATACAGAACACCTCAACACGCTGCACCGTTAATGAAGTTCAGGAATCCATACACCGTGGCGACTGGGTTGCACTTAAAAGTGATACGGTTTTGATAATAGCACACGTTCACGGCTTTCGGTATTTGTCTGGAAAGAGAACTGTTTTTACTTTAGATGAGTGCCCTGTAAATCCTCCAAGTGGGAGTAGCGCGAGAGGGGTTGGTGTAACAGGAAATTTTTACACTCTGGGTGATAGCAATACATTGCTGTTGAACACGAACTTGCTGCACGAATGTATTAACATACAAAACTATGTCACTCACATAGAAACCCCACACCACAATGGGTCTGCGTGGGTACTGTCATCTAACCAATTAGATTATGTTTGA
- the LOC120430047 gene encoding U2 snRNP-associated SURP motif-containing protein-like isoform X2: MNVMNVFKAWEEWADYPKNFLLRLQHTFLGIAIVEKQPEEVPALLKGIADTDSRTPVLKHDIYNDGMPLNTTEDIDGVPMQSSEKKLKTGGPVLPSTPAEATASVKRPFYRSKPAASPPIGEDSQNGQITGEGHAGLSTNCWWHPPGCSLLKVNAKVEPRLQNIIDLVHQQRAIDPD; the protein is encoded by the exons ATGAACGTGATGAACGTATTCAAAGCGTGGGAGGAGTGGGCCGACTACCCGAAGAACTTTTTGCTTAGGCTGCAGCACACCTTCCTGGGGATTGCGATT GTCGAAAAGCAACCGGAGGAAGTTCCCGCCCTGCTGAAGGGAATTGCCGATACAGATTCCAGAACGCCAGTGCTTAAGCACGACATCTACAACGACGGGATGCCGCTAAACACCACGGAGGACATAGACGGCGTTCCGATGCAGAGCTCGGAGAAGAAGCTCAAAACTGGCGGCCCAGTTCTCCCCTCTACTCCAGCAGAAGCCACAGCAAGCGTGAAGCGTCCCTTTTATCGGTCCAAACCAGCAGCAAGTCCACCCATCGGTGAGGACTCTCAGAATGGACAGATTACGGGCGAAGGTCATGCAGGTTTATCAACCAATTGCTG GTGGCACCCGCCGGGTTGTTCTCTCCTGAAGGTCAACGCAAAAGTTGAGCCACGTCTCCAAAATATCATCGACCTTGTGCACCAGCAACGAGCAATCGATCCGGATTGA
- the LOC120430047 gene encoding U2 snRNP-associated SURP motif-containing protein-like isoform X1 — protein sequence MNVMNVFKAWEEWADYPKNFLLRLQHTFLGIAIVSRFTYWFDNFKNTISQQVEKQPEEVPALLKGIADTDSRTPVLKHDIYNDGMPLNTTEDIDGVPMQSSEKKLKTGGPVLPSTPAEATASVKRPFYRSKPAASPPIGEDSQNGQITGEGHAGLSTNCWWHPPGCSLLKVNAKVEPRLQNIIDLVHQQRAIDPD from the exons ATGAACGTGATGAACGTATTCAAAGCGTGGGAGGAGTGGGCCGACTACCCGAAGAACTTTTTGCTTAGGCTGCAGCACACCTTCCTGGGGATTGCGATTGTGAGTAGATTTACTTATTGgtttgacaatttcaaaaatacaatcTCTCAACAGGTCGAAAAGCAACCGGAGGAAGTTCCCGCCCTGCTGAAGGGAATTGCCGATACAGATTCCAGAACGCCAGTGCTTAAGCACGACATCTACAACGACGGGATGCCGCTAAACACCACGGAGGACATAGACGGCGTTCCGATGCAGAGCTCGGAGAAGAAGCTCAAAACTGGCGGCCCAGTTCTCCCCTCTACTCCAGCAGAAGCCACAGCAAGCGTGAAGCGTCCCTTTTATCGGTCCAAACCAGCAGCAAGTCCACCCATCGGTGAGGACTCTCAGAATGGACAGATTACGGGCGAAGGTCATGCAGGTTTATCAACCAATTGCTG GTGGCACCCGCCGGGTTGTTCTCTCCTGAAGGTCAACGCAAAAGTTGAGCCACGTCTCCAAAATATCATCGACCTTGTGCACCAGCAACGAGCAATCGATCCGGATTGA